Sequence from the Prunus persica cultivar Lovell chromosome G5, Prunus_persica_NCBIv2, whole genome shotgun sequence genome:
GGCAGAGTAGCCAAGAAGCTAGCATGGGCAAAGTATCTAGTAGACTGCACATTGCAGAGAAATCCAACAAGAAAGCAGAGCAAAATGCAGAAGCACTTGATTGAAGAAAGAGGGATGGTATAAACTAATTGTTGTGATACAGTGCTGTCACAGCTAGAGCTGGAGCTGGTGCTCACAAACACACTGATCATTGTATATATGAAGGAAATGCAATTGGTTTTTCTCCCCCATTGACCATTATCCTTCTCAAAAGTTTTACTTACCAAAGTctctacctttttttttttttttgttttggtttctaaaaaagaaagcCTGTAAATTGCAGAAGGAAAAcataaaaggaaagagaaaggggGACTAACATCCATCATGGAGAAGACCCATTGTTTGCGAACCGCAGAATTGAGGCCCATCACAGTTTTTGTGGGATTTCGTTGAACTGTGATGAGTAGCCAAATGTGGTATATTCCCAACACACACAGACCCACTGGTACCAGCAGATAGTCCCAGCTTAAGCTATCCCCTtccatctctcttctcttctactCTTTTAGTCTCTTTACCACTtaattactctctctctctttctctctcttcccccatccttgagagtgagtgagttgTCTGAAGTTACAGAAGACAGGGTTTAGCTGCTTAAGGCAAAGACAGAGCAAGCTTATGActgttaaaaattaaaattgtatcTGGTcatgattggattggatctGATCCTCAATTGCCAATACGTTGGTTGATTAATTGGCTTCtgacaaaccaaaaaacataGCCAAATgggaccaaaataaaaaagacaagtGGCACTATTGGAAACCAGTTGATAAAGAAATGTTGAGTTGAAAGTTTTTGAACGCTGATATCAGGGCACGTTCATCCAATGCATTGGTTCACGCAGTATTTCTCCACTTGTTTTATTTGGTTagtgaataaataaataaataaataaaagaagataaaatacTGAGTGAGTTGTAATGAATTGGTTACATACTTCCAATCTTGGCCGTTAAATTGCATATAAGAGACTACCAACACATTTAATGAATGCAATTCAACAACCAATATTATAAGTATGTAACCAATtcttaacataaaattcttatAGGAGAATCTCCCTGAAACAAAAGACATGTAATCTATCTTTAGCTGGTTAATTAATCCCCTGCAGGCAGCTTAGATTTTGTTGGGACAAATGTTTTGGACAGAATTTCTACTACCTCTCAGTTTTTCCATGTTGTTTAGGAATTGAGCATACTGCCATTCATTCTTGGACCTCCAAACCCTAATACATTGCAATTCAGCAATATACAGAATTTTTCATGCATCCTGCCATTCAGTTCAG
This genomic interval carries:
- the LOC18777644 gene encoding uncharacterized protein LOC18777644 isoform X1, translating into MEGDSLSWDYLLVPVGLCVLGIYHIWLLITVQRNPTKTVMGLNSAVRKQWVFSMMDVSPPFSFLLCFPSAIYRLSFLETKTKKKKKVETLVSKTFEKDNGQWGRKTNCISFIYTMISVFVSTSSSSSCDSTVSQQLVYTIPLSSIKCFCILLCFLVGFLCNVQSTRYFAHASFLATLPTGKDKTDYIEYVSTTVNRGSYFWSLGLRAFYLSIPLFLWIFGAIPMFVCCCIMTIALIIQPPVLHNLFTANPSKRKGEPMMSNQLVNRRQILVLRTFSFGVPYLRIMTQFLPLMLLDSV